Part of the Polyodon spathula isolate WHYD16114869_AA chromosome 30, ASM1765450v1, whole genome shotgun sequence genome, ATTTGGTGTAGTACCAGGTTAATTTTACTAGAGATATTTACTGCAGTgttgtattaattatatattttctcattaacagtgaaaaaatatacaaaaatgtatttgaattttgaaagaaATTACCCTCTTGAACTTTACTGCAGAACGAGCTTAACGAAGTTTAGTAGAATATAGTAAAACATGTCAAAGCAGGCTGTAGTCTGGTACAGCATGATACCATGTACATTTACAAACTCTACATTGCACAGATCAGCCTCAAAATGAAAGGGCAGTTTTGTGACTTGAGTTATCATGCCTATAGACCACTTCATCACATAAGACTGACTGCCATTGTTAAATGGGTTAGTATTACATTTTATGGCAAAAATATAAGGTTTGGTCTCAGTTGGGTTTtttaagatacatttaaaaagaaaatcaaaagagTACTCAAAATTAATTGATCGACAGTATACCAGTATATTCCTAATTGCCTTctcataattttattttatttccctcTTGTACCAACTTTGTAAATTCTCACacctttgttgtttatttttacttaattgcttttcttctctttttaaagcaaagtgtttgtcatttattacttttcttttagtaGTTCTAAATTCAGCTCTGTTGAGTGTTTAATAATTACGGATGAGAAATCAACGTGACCTCTAATTCTTGTTTCAGTATTGCCTCCTGTGTTGGTTCCACGACACAGCGAGTTCAACCCTCAACACAGCTTGCTGGCCAAGTTTCGCAATGCCTCTCTGCAGAGTGAACCGCTCATGCCACACAACGCAACCTACCCAGACTCCTTCCAGCAGCCACCCTGCAATGTTTTCTCATTGTCACCAAACAGGACTTTCAGACAGTCCCCCTGCACCATCAGTTATCCCAGCTCTCCTGGAAGCTCCACTGAGCCCGGGAGCCCATACCAGCTGACAGGTAGGAAACTGAATCACATACACTTGGCCATTTTAATACCATTTTAACCCTACACAGCTCTTGTTAATCTACTACAGCATTCTTACTTTTAGTCTGTTTTTAGCAAATATGACAAGTGAtgtgcaaattatatatatatatatatatatatatatatatatatatatatatatatatatatatatatagttactcatatatatatatatatagcctacagTAGTTAGAATCACAGTTACTCAGTGTACTAGCTAGTGCAATTATAGGGCATTGTATATCTTTTTGAAGCGTTCTGATAATGTTAAACATATGGTGAAATTCTGGCGGGGTGTTCTTGAGCTTAACAAACTACTTTATCTCGGACTAGCttgtaaaatatgtatagatTTTCTGCAAACTTAATACTAAATTAATGGAATTGTCAGTAGCATTCACGTAATACTAGCGTACAGTTGACACAGTTATTGAATTTTGCAGTTTCAGTTTTTCTAACAGGGTTTTCTAACCAGGTTGGGTTAGTTATGAGAGAACGAGGATGAGAAAGCTGCACTGGTTGCTGTAGTAGTGTGCAGGACTAATGGCTGATTTGTCTCGAAACAGCTGAGACCCCACCTCCTCCATACAGCATGGCAGAAGCAGTAACCAATGATGATGTGAAGCCCATGGACTCATCAAACCAAAATATGCTAATACTGTCGGCTCCACAAAGAGGTTCGTCTTTATCTTGAACTACTTAATAAAGCTGTTATTTAATCCCAAGCAGTAATGATTAGTTCTTGTAAGAGAAAAGAAACTTAGTGTGTGACATGACTATTAAACAATTAACTAGAGCACTGGACTTCAACTGAAAATGATAAACAAGTCAGAAaatgtttcttggtgtttgtGGATTAATGTAACGGTACCAGTCtaatataaacacatacaaattccAGAACTTGCATTTATAAGAAACTACATTATCCACTAGGTGGCAGCTATGACTGTGGGGCtgatataaaattataattataaattataattaaaatatatatatatatatatatatatatataatatatatatatatatatatatatatatatatatatatatatatatatatatatatatatatatatgcatgcctttaaagaaaaaaaaaacactgtgtataAGCGATTCCTAAAATCCTGGAAGTACTTGAATGTTTCCCAAAAGATTCCTTACGTTTATAAAGTACAATGGTGCTGTAGTATGATGAAATGATTTACCTGAAGAAAATCAATATGATTGCTCTAAACATGATGTATATACATATTAACCACATGCATTGTTCCTGTTTGCTGTTTATCTGTGTCATACAGAACTGCGGCCTGTGTGTTATGAAGAGCCAGAGTACTGGTGCTCTGTTGCTTACTATGAACTAAACAACAGGGTAGGAGAGACCTACCACGCATCCTCTCGGAACATGCTTATTGATGGCTTCACAGATCCCTCAAACAAGACAAATCGGTTCTGTCTCGGGCTCCTGTCTAATGTCAATCGGAACTCTACTATCGAACACACCAGAAGACACATTGGGAAAGGTATGTGCAGAACTGCTCCCTGATGCATCTCTTCAGCAATGATGGAGGCTCCTGGATGTATGCCACCCTGTACTTTTCCTGTGTTGCATTCCTTGTGTGAGCAGTGTTAGAACGCAGTGGTGTTCAAGATACTGTATGTGACGACACCAGATTTTCAAGTTGTATACACTTTTCTCAGTTTCCAGtgtaaatctgttttgtttttacatttcaacTTAAATGTAATGCTCTGTTTTTCTGATGATTTCTTATGTTTTTGAAGTGAAGGTGTAAGAATGTGATTCACTTTTGTATGTCTTAGATCTTTATCAGTGGGAGAGTCACCCCACAAAAGTTGGAACGTTTAATAAATTAGGCCTAAAGTAGGCACCTTATTACATCTGCAGTTATATGTTAAACTTACCATATGTATTAATTTCCAAAATCATTGAGCTTTTTGAGTAGGATACCTTCAAAGTGACATCAACAGAGTTCTAACAGTGTGCGGTATAAGCCAATCTTTTGAAATGCTTTTCTTAGGTGTCCATCTGTATTATGTTGGTGGGGAGGTGTATGCGGAATGCTTGAGCGACAGCAGCATTTTTGTGCAGAGCCGCAACTGCAACTATCAGCACGGCTTTCATGCCACCACAGTGTGTAAAATCCCAAGTGGCTGCAGCCTCAAGATCTTCAACAACCAGCTGTTTGCTCAGCTTCTCGCCCAGTCTGTCAGCCATGGCTTTGAGGTAGTCTACGAGCTGACAAAAATGTGCACTATCAGGATGAGCTTTGTGAAGGTAAGAATGGCATTAGTACAAGACCCTTTGTATTCCTACAGAGACAATACTCTCTGAATGAATGTTTGATACATAACCCTTTCACTGCCCCATTGTCCTGGCCTTATTAATGATACAAACCACTCCATTTCAGACAGTGACTTTAAAgcttctgcactgctgtattcaGGTGATTCTCCCAGTAAATTACCATTACAGATGGTGGCCAATAGTCTTTAACtatttcagtgccacattgttttagtCTCTGGAACAAGACTACATGGCTAAAATATGGACAAGAACACAGACATTGGACTATTGAACAATGGtgaaaggtgctttggactgttgatggatggacaaagacacctgtgccttctgtcagttctgttgtcaattcaaccctttctttctattccttaaggatattatcacAATACTATCCTTAACCTGTTATTACAGCATACTTTAAATACACATATCTCTTTCAACCCTGGTGTGCAGTTTGTCTGGTAAAATATAGTGAAAGAAATGTATCCAAGGACAACATCACATAAGAAGTCAAATGAGAAACCTctgaaaacctaaaaaaaaaaaaaaagaaaaggagaacccctgcttgtatttcttgttttgttaattCAAGGGAAATGACCAGTACCTAAAAACTGAATTGTCAATGTATTTCCAGGGTTGGGGTGCAGAGTACCATCGCCAGGATGTCACTAGCACTCCCTGCTGGATCGAGATCCACTTGCATGGACCCCTGCAGTGGCTAGACAAAGTCCTGACTCAAATGGGGTCACCTGATAATGCCATCTCTTCAGTCTCTTAACATGCAGCACTGCACTCCTCTGTAATATGCTATTGCGGGCAGTGGCTTGTAGGACAATAACTAAACAATGTATATGTAGTCTTCTGTGAGAGGGTTAATTCCAGGTAATGTTTTCAtgttgatgtattttttaattttattttggtgtCTAGGACAGTTGTTTTTTGTAGTCTTGTGTGTTACTTTATagaataatgtacttttttaatgctgtatatgaaaatgtacatttcctgagtatttgaTACTGTGATGTACATAACTCAACTATGCAATACATTGCTGTGAAGGTTTGTTTCATTTTACCAtacctgtttttttaaacttgtacatttttttcattgttaacatgttGCTATTGTTTctgatttttgtttaatataattttttgccTGTCTTTAAAATATTGAATCTCTGTGTCTAAAATGTGTAATTctcttttatttctaaaaaaaaagatttgcctttcctatttataacatttttccCTGACATGTTTTTAGCCTCTAGCCATATCAATTATACAGATCACATGCTTCGAGGTAGTGTCTTCATATACCACTTCATTTAGTGATTCTCTCTATCAAGTTCCTTAACAAGTGTCCAGTAAATTAACCATTTCACTCCCCCATTCTTTTAACCTCTGGCCATGTGATACacatcacgtttttttttttttcatctattcAGAGATGCTGTTCTTGTTGCATTATTCAACTGGGGATGGTTTTGGTAAAGCAATTAATAAAATCTAGTTGTAATTGATATCTTCCCAGTGAAATGTGCATTGCATCCATCTTTATACATTACTGCAAGCTGCTTTCCGTTCATAATGGGGATTTCTCGATTTGAAACCCCTACCTAACTACCTAGTGAGGCCTTATATGCAAGCACATCTTCAGAGGGTGTCAAGCCATTTCTTTTCAAAAGGTTCTGCTCCTGGTCTGTGCACTTCCTTAGCTAGAGGGAAGAATGAGCCGAAGCAGAGACTTTGCCATCAAGTACATGTTATTTCAGTAATATTATTTCAAATAGTAGGCATAGAGGTGAAGTTTCACGTGTCAAAGTATTAAACCCCCTCAGTGCAGTATTTATGGTCCCTAATCAGAACCTGTTCATTTCTGTAACATTAAAGTCAGGAACACTGTTTTCCCAGTTGCAAAAAAAGTGGCACTTATCAAGTAAAAGTTGAACTTGTGTCTACCTTGCGATGCCTTCTATCAGAACATGCTGGCAATAACATTTAAANNNNNNNNNNNNNNNNNNNNNNNNNNNNNNNNNNNNNNNNNNNNNNNNNNNNNNNNNNNNNNNNNNNNNNNNNNNNNNNNNNNNNNNNNNNNNNNNNNNNNNNNNNNNNNNNNNNNNNNNNNNNNNNNNNNNNNNNNNNNNNNNNNNNNNNNNNNNNNNNNNNNNNNNNNNNNNNNNNNNNNNNNNNNNNNNNNNNNNNNNNNNNNNNNNNNNNNNNNNNNNNNNNNNNNNNNNNNNNNNNNNNNNNNNNNNNNNNNNNNNNNNNNNNNNNNNNNNNNNNNNNNNNNNNNNNNNNNNNNNNNNNNNNNNNNNNNNNNNNNNNNNNNNNNNNNNNNNNNNNNNNNNNNNNNNNNNNNNNNNNNNNNNNNNNNNNNNNNNNNNNNNNNNNNNNNNNNNNNNNNNNNNNNNNNNNNNNNNNNNNNNNNNNNNNNNNNNNNNNNNNNNNNNNNNNNNNNNNNNNNNNNNNNNNNNNNNNNNNNNNNNNNNNNNNNNNNNNNNNNACATTCATTTCAAATGCAATTCTATACATTGTacaccaaaggaaaaaaaagacatttatccTTGTGCAAGGAACACCCCCCTGTAAATGCCTATACAGATTAGCACATTACAATGAAGTCTGGGCAACCTTTGTGGCATCATTGATTTACCACCTCCAAGTCATTATAGAAGATGAGCACAAAGCCCAAAAAGAGTTGGATCTGGCCATCATAACCAGTAAAATAAAGTTACTATTGTTATTGTCCCTGTCAGTTGGAACCAGCAACTGCATCTTCCATGAAAATACATCACATTTTAACACACTTTTGCCCCCTTAAGTCTAGTTTTCAAAGACGAGAACATACCGTGCCTCAGGTATTGGAGCTTTCTTTCCAAAGCACCATATATATTCCTTCTTCCATGCTGGTACACTGAATTAGAATAGCaagtacagtgccgtgaaaaagtatttaccccctgtctgattttctgcatttttgcatatttctgacactgaatgttatcagatcttcaaccacaATTTGATATTAGATAAAacggaccctgagtgaacaaataacacaaaattttgattcAAAATTTtggtccactccttcatgcagaactgcttcaactcagtgacatttgcgggttttcgagcataagctgccacaggtcctgccacaactgcaaattcaaagtgaaagatgagtaaaaatgcagaaaatcagacaggaggcaaatactttttcacggcactgtattaataaaataagaacTCAAAGCTGCCttgtaattaaatacattgtacatcTAGGAGTACCAAACAATTTTTATTGCCTGTCAAAGTAAGGCGTAAACTAAGTTGTTGGTCTTTAAGGATGTTCTgccaaatagaaaaataataagcaACTCCACTTTAGAATCCAGTTTTATTGGTTCTTAATCCTGCAAGATTATAAAGAGATATACAGTAATATGCCACAGATTCAACATCAGGGTTTGACGTGTGGAACTGCCTCCTAAGCTGCACAACCTAACTTCTAAATTgaaaagttcctgtttctttcaTGGACACTCAGTCACAAATATCAGAGAGCTCCCCgtttcataaaaaaatgaaagcaaaggaAACACAAGATCACATCACAAAGATGAAATGAACAATTGTAGTAAGATCAGAGTATTGCAGAGAAGAATTGCAGTCATCTTTCTCATGACATTAACTTGTATTCCATGGCAGTTGTGCTGTTAAGAAAGCAACCTTGAGAAACTTTGGAAACccttttaaagatatctggaaaggTACACCGGTacatccaaataacattttaacaactgCCATAAAGAAGGTTGGGCATACAGAGCTGAAAGATCACTGTGACATTTTTTTCCTATAATCAGGCTGAAGAGACAATTGCCAACAAATAAGGATTCCCCGAACAAGCTCTAAAGTAAATAAAGCTAAATAGCttgtaatatttaatatagtATAAGTTATTATAATAATCCTGGCTTCtcaagtttaatattttaaattactttaaaaaaattaatttaatcagGATGATAACTTATGTGATGCAACAGCAAGGTTCATGCAACTGAACACTGACAGGTCATAGTGATAAAACTAGAAAAGAAAACCACCACACTTCCTTAAGCTCATTAAACAAGGAAATAAGTTTAATATTTTGGGGTTATTTAGACAGATTGTAGAGGAGGCAggtagtcaaaaaaaaaaaacgtgttttctGTCATCTTTGGCTTGGTTTTCATGCACTTGAAAAtcaactctacagtcatgactgtgtgacgtcacgcgaatacattgtgaaacaggaAAAGGTCGTCCATTTGGCGGCACAACTCTAAGGGCTGGGTCAATCgttttctcacgataaaaatagctgtaaaaacccattaaaataaacatttcagaagaAGCTAGTGTGTCAACTGGTATATgcacacacaaaactgtaaaaacaaaagtattttttaatctaaaatgaaagtaacatgatGTATTctgcgtgtgtgtcactcgcagcacagaatcgaggttgagctgctgcagcctgcttttgcagctttctgatcgaaatgtttctgcttatGCGccgtggctagcttcaagatgaaatctctgcTCCCTTGTACAAAACGATGGAATTGATGgttgccaggtccagtagagataacaggcttatatatatatatatatatatatatatatatatatatatatatatatatatatatatatatatatatatatataggttatattcaaaataaaaacatttattgtaaaaggcggtcctagtgttaatgaaatgtaattt contains:
- the smad9 gene encoding mothers against decapentaplegic homolog 9, producing the protein MHASTAITSLFSFTSPAVKKLLGWKQGDEEEKWAEKAVDSLVKKLKKKKGAMEDLERALSSPGQPSKCVTIPRSLDGRLQVSHRKGLPHVIYCRVWRWPDLQSHHELKAMECCEFPFGAKQKDICINPYHYRRVETPVLPPVLVPRHSEFNPQHSLLAKFRNASLQSEPLMPHNATYPDSFQQPPCNVFSLSPNRTFRQSPCTISYPSSPGSSTEPGSPYQLTAETPPPPYSMAEAVTNDDVKPMDSSNQNMLILSAPQRELRPVCYEEPEYWCSVAYYELNNRVGETYHASSRNMLIDGFTDPSNKTNRFCLGLLSNVNRNSTIEHTRRHIGKGVHLYYVGGEVYAECLSDSSIFVQSRNCNYQHGFHATTVCKIPSGCSLKIFNNQLFAQLLAQSVSHGFEVVYELTKMCTIRMSFVKGWGAEYHRQDVTSTPCWIEIHLHGPLQWLDKVLTQMGSPDNAISSVS